The nucleotide window AGCGTCTGCTTTAATAGGCATATTGGTGATAAAACTCTCAGCTTCTTTAAGTCTTCCTGACCTCCCCAAAGCATCGACCATGCATGCATAATGGCGGTTCTCAGGTTCGATACCGTAGTCTTTTACCATCGAGTTTAGATGGATATAAGCTTCTTCGACCAAACCACCATGACTACAAGCGGACAAGACTCCTACGAAAGTCACTTTATCAGGCTTGATTCCTTTTTCCTTCATGAGATTAAACACTTGTAACGCTTCAGTACCCTTTCCATGTTGCGCAAAACTTGCAATCAGCGCAGTCCATGCGATTAAGTCCGGACCATTGATCTGGTTGAATGCTTTACAGCAGTCCTCAATGCTTCCAAATTTCGAATACATTGTCAGTAGTGAACTCCCCACGGAAGGCTCTGTGCACAATCCAATCTTTGTGATGTAGGCATGAACCTGAGCTCCGAGAGATGATGCGTCTGAGAGAGCAGCGGCTTTAAGAATGGATGAAACTGCAAAGGAGTCCATGGTAAAACCAGACATGACCATATCACGAAACAGGAAGAAGCCATCCTGGATTAAACCGTGCTGTGAATATCCTGAGATTAACGATGAGCATGAAACTGGATCCATTTCAGGGAGCCTATCATAGACCTGTCTAGCTAACTTTAGTGAGCCGCATTTTGAATAGGTGTTTACTAATGCGGAACCAAGAGGCATCCCTTTGTCAATACCAGCTCTTAACGCGTACCCATGTATTTCTTTACTTCTTGGCAGAGAAGGAAGAGAAGCGCACACAGTTAGAACAGCGGATAGAGTACTCTCATCAGGACTAGTCCCATCAGACAACATCTCACCGAATAGTCCAATAGCTTCCTTAAGATGACCGTACTCATTGTAACCAGATATCATAGAAGCCCAGCAAGCATTGTCTTTAACAGGTATCTCCTGGAATAAACTAAAAGACTCTTCCAAACTACCACACTTGGAGTACATTGTAAAAAGAGAGCTTCCAACAGTGAGATCCAGGATTAACCCACTTTTGAGAATGTAGCTATGAATCTGGTTACCTAAATTCAAACTATCTAATACACTTAACAAAGTGCATACACTAAACTCATCGGGTCTCAAACCCTCCTGAAGCATTCTAGTAAACAGTCTTATTGCTTTACCAGGCTTCTTATTCTGCGAAAGTGAAGAGACCATTACGTTTACAACATTTGGCCTCTGAACATCATCCAAACCCTTGAAAACATCTTCAGAGAGATGAATATCTCCTCTCTTTGAGTACATACTAATCAAGGAGGCAGCCACTGAAGAATCGAGATAGAATTCACTCTTTAAGACCCAAGCATGGACCTGGCTTGCTTCAGAGACCATAAAAGGCCCTCCACAAGCAGAAACTACACTGGTCACAGTACATCTGCTAATCTCAACACCTGAACGTATCATTTCCTTGAATATTTCAAGAGCGGAGATAGCATCATCACTCTTTGTGAAACCAGACAGCATAACTGTCCAAGAGACAACACTAGGGTTGGGGATACGGGAGAACACTTCCCTAGCTTCAGCCATATGCCCACACTTGGCATACAAATCAACGATCGTAGTGTTCACAAACACATCTTCTGCTCCGCATTTGATCACCCGAGCTTGAACCGCTTTCCCGAACCTAAGCTTCTCAAGGGAAGCACACGCAGCCAAAACAGTGGAATATATATAACTATCAGGTCTCTGAACTCCACCACACATCTCATAGAAAAGATCGAAAACAGAACCATAGTCTTGATTTCTAAGTGCTCCTGCTATCATAGTGTTCCAACAATACACATTAGGAGATAAAGTCTCACGGAACACCTTATAAGCATCCCTAAATCTAAAACTCTTCGAGAAGGAGTCAATTAAAGCAGACTGAACAACTTCATACAAGAAATAACCCATCTTTACTGCATGACAAAACACAAGCTCACTCAACAGAGGAGCCTGTAGAGCAGTACAAGCCGACAGCACAGACCCATAACTTATCTCATTCGCCTCAAAACCCAAGAAATGCATCTTACAGAAGAACCTCCACGACTCTTCGAACAGTTTACACTGTCTATAACCAGAGATCATGATATTACAAGAGATAACATCTGGTTGAGGAATTGTGTCGAACAACTTAGCTGCATCAGCCATGGAACCCGACTTCGAGTACCAACTGAGCAGTGATTTCGTAAGGAAAGCATCGAACGGTAATAGATATCGTCTGAGCAAGTGGCCCTGTAGGATTCTGGTTGTTTGGAGTGTACAAAGGCTTGAGCTTGTTTGATGATCATTGAAGAAGTGAAAAGGGTTAAAAGGAGTTGAAAAGGTACAGTCTTTGGTGGAAAGGAGAGATGGGTTTCGGAGATTGGAGACGGAAGAGAGTAGTCTGTAAGCAGAGGGGGAAGAAGAaaaaggtgagatttttaaaaggTTTAAGCTTTCATTCGCTAGACAGTTCATTATCAGTTCATTGAGGTTAGACTAACAGTAACAGGTGTAAGAGAAGAAGCAAGACAAGGCGAATGACACTGGTCAAAATAGGCATCATTCTCAAACTTTATTGCGTTTTTGAATTGCAAAAAGTCAACATGGCTGAGTTGGTCTATGGCGCTAGCTTCAGGTACTGGTCTGAAAAGGCACGGGTTCAGTGTCTGGTCTCGacatttctttttaaattttccatcttttttagtttggttttcttTCTCCGGTAGAAATGTGAGCCTGATACCCCCGTACAAGAGGGTCCGATAACTGTGGGATGGTTTGATCCTCTGaaacattatttgataaatgATTTATCACATGTTGTCTTTACAATTATTCTCACAAAAAATGACAGTTATTAAAATTGATGACTTGGTTTATGGTTAAATATGAAATcaacaattatatttaatattgatttatatttttgataaacttttaaaaaagatGATAATAATTCATACattacatttaatattaatttaaaattttggtaatttttttaaaatatgctaAGAATTCAtacatcatcattaaaataaatatattcaaatataacattacAAATTCGAAATACTATGTaattctaatttttataatatacaatttttattattaaaattttcaaaattttaatcgtaatatcattagtttcttttatatatccgtatatatatagaaattttattaatttagtttagttttaatttttgataattataccattttcatattagatttttttaaaatttgatttaatatattaaaccaaaaaatagataaaaaatatatctaagattacaattttaaatatatacatatatattcttaaatctaatttaaaataaacaaaattatttttatcttagttttatgtttaattaaataaaatttatattaaagtattagtaagaaaataataaaatctacaatatgaataacattttatttttaaatataatttaaatatttttgaaaaaattattacaCATGGTGTAGGAAAACACCTAATtaacttttgaaaaatttaatctttttgaaaaaaaaactcctacacatgtcaaaaaaaaaacttttgaaaaCAAAGATAACCTTTTATTAGAATATAAacaatttgataattttattaagaGTTCATCAGTTTTCATGGGTTCTAATTAATTAGGGTTTATGAGTTCATCAGTCTTTAAGTTTCCTTagaatatatttacattttaaatacaACTATGACACAAGTCTAACTTTAGCTTCTAGAGAGTTACTAAGAAATATTCCCTGAAGTTCAGTTTTATATGAAAATCTCTTAGAAAAGAGATCTTTCAATTATCTTCTAATAAATTTCCAATATATAAACTATCAAGATAACTGTCTTTTTTTATTCACACGATTCTATTtcagatttttcaaaatttattattcGGATTTCAGAGGAGCCAAACAAGTAAACAAATTTGTGGAGGTTGAAGGGGGCACTCCTGCCTCAAGAAGAGTATCTTTCTCTTGTTGCTCAAGAACTCTACAACTTATTGCAAGAAACTTTTCTTCTCCCAAGTAAATCTGTGGAGGTTGAAAGGGGCACTCCTGCCTCAAGAAGAGTATCTTTAAACTTTTCTTCTCCAAAGTAAATGTTCgataaaattaaatgtttgaTAAGATTAAGATCCACTTTTTTAGAGATTAGTCTAGGTCTTTCCGTAGACCTAGAatactccccccccccccccccccccccccccaaaaaaaatcaGCTGAGAAATGTGGTCCACTATCCACCTTCTCATGAATATGTAGCTGGTTTattgaaaaaattataacaatacTTATAGAAAATTCAAATTCACTTATTCCAAAAAGAAGACACTTCTCACGTATTTAGGATGTATTTTCATTCAGATCTTTGATCTATAGAAATTTCTTGCATACTTAAAAACTTGAATATAATTTTCTGCAataattcattattttcttctttcaatttttttttttgtaactgcaACTGAAAgctgacaagaaaaaaaaattgcaactgaataaaacaagaaaaaagaagTATCCATCTCCTGTGGATTCTGATGTTATACCACAGACAAAAGTTTGGTGAGTTCGATCATCCAACGTGCTACGTAGATTAATCGCATGCCATGCATTCAGCCGACATGGACTTCGGAGGCCTCTTTCAATAGGTCAATTTCTTTCTATTTAATATATCCAAGACTCAATAGTGAATAcacctttttatatatattattttttaattgtaatttATATATCAGAAAATTcctaatattatatagttttattatacttatataatattttattattgaaaaaatttaaataatattcaaaaggGTCAATTTTTTCCTATGATTTTATAtgactaataaaataaaaagcatatttataaacatatataactTTCATTGCGATTCTTGGATGTATGAAAATGTAGTCAACTATCATAGAATTAGAAGATTAAAACAAATAGGTTGAATACTAGTTTTCTAATCCGACTTTTTGTTAAAGGTAAAGTTTATATTTTCAACAAGTATGATCGAATAGATATTTTGGATCAAGAAATAATATCATGGTTTTATTGTAAATGATTCGTTAATCTGAAATATATAGATGACTataatgaataaatttaaaaacaataaattatattatgcaTTTCTTTTTACAATTTATAAATTCATAATGAATGGTTTTACCTATAAAATATGTTCACCATATATAACCTTTTGCACTAATCGAGAGCACAGAAACAACTCTGCCTACCACATTACGAAATTTTGTTATaaactttatatcaattaaTGTGCAAGAAAATTCTTTTTGCTTACtagaaaaacatttttttttaattatacagtAGCCGGGATTCGAACCCAAGTGACATACTAGAAAAACATTTTGCAATTAACGAAACCGTAAATTTGAGATAAAAGCTTCCGAATATTTGACTATTGGATCAAGGActtccataaaaaaaattagttaaacaaGATGAAAAAGCATATGCATCAACAATTTATTTTGCTTCTGTCTTTAGTGcgttttgaatttttaaagttatgatatttctatatatttatcaaaaatataatcaaataacAAGTTGTTTtacttattatattttcaaagttaccGCCAAAAACTTTAAGCTGTAGAAAATACCAAAAGCTTGCGCTTTAGCAAGAGTTCTCAGTAATACAATATCATGTCCTCACAAATCAAAAACAACTATAGTattgtttgaaaataaaaacaaacatatgGACTTTATTTTGGACTCTTCTGGTACGTATCCATCCACATTGGACCATAAATCCATAAACCACATGTTTCGTGAGGCATTTGCTTTTACCATTTACTAATTCAATAGATACGGGATTTAAAATGTATGTGGACAAACTTCGATTATGTTGAACTATCTTTCTGCCCACATTTTCGCATTTTTAAACTCAATGATAACACGGCAGTAGTACACTAGTACTAGACTACCAGTATGAACCAATAGGAGATAAGCCACATTCTATTGTTTGTTGTCATTTATAGACGGTATAgttcatataaaattataatattagtCAAAACAGATATTTTGTCTTTCatatgatttgatttgatttcatATAATGTTTTGTAGGCAGCGAGTTACGGGgtatattcaaatatttttgttaagaCATGTATGGGTGTCAAATTAACATTTAATTTGCTTTGGACTTGCTCAAGCATTTTGCACAccattagtttataatttatatttaaaaagttgataatttatatagtttttaacataataatttaaatagttaCCCTTCCAACAATAAAAGAGActtatttgaccaaaaaaataatgatttggTGCTTGAGTTTGACAAGTGTTAGCTGGTTTTATAGAGCGCAATGGATAAAGAAGGTTTTATTTTAGATCCCTACTAATGTTGATCACTTGCTACTAATGTTGCAGTCGTGTTATCACCTACATTCAACTCTTATATTATGTGTATAATGCAAATTGTGGACGATACATTAaaacatatatgtaaaaaaatgcTAATTCTCATCTAATGGAACATCATTTCGGTATTTCTATATATACTTATccgattacaaaaaaaaaaaaaaaaatcatgttaaacACATTGCATTCACTAAGCATATCTAATATGCTCTCCCAGAATTTAGTGTCATAAAGTGCTTTTCAGTT belongs to Brassica rapa cultivar Chiifu-401-42 chromosome A07, CAAS_Brap_v3.01, whole genome shotgun sequence and includes:
- the LOC103831929 gene encoding pentatricopeptide repeat-containing protein At1g74600, chloroplastic encodes the protein MNCLANESLNLLKISPFSSSPSAYRLLSSVSNLRNPSLLSTKDCTFSTPFNPFHFFNDHQTSSSLCTLQTTRILQGHLLRRYLLPFDAFLTKSLLSWYSKSGSMADAAKLFDTIPQPDVISCNIMISGYRQCKLFEESWRFFCKMHFLGFEANEISYGSVLSACTALQAPLLSELVFCHAVKMGYFLYEVVQSALIDSFSKSFRFRDAYKVFRETLSPNVYCWNTMIAGALRNQDYGSVFDLFYEMCGGVQRPDSYIYSTVLAACASLEKLRFGKAVQARVIKCGAEDVFVNTTIVDLYAKCGHMAEAREVFSRIPNPSVVSWTVMLSGFTKSDDAISALEIFKEMIRSGVEISRCTVTSVVSACGGPFMVSEASQVHAWVLKSEFYLDSSVAASLISMYSKRGDIHLSEDVFKGLDDVQRPNVVNVMVSSLSQNKKPGKAIRLFTRMLQEGLRPDEFSVCTLLSVLDSLNLGNQIHSYILKSGLILDLTVGSSLFTMYSKCGSLEESFSLFQEIPVKDNACWASMISGYNEYGHLKEAIGLFGEMLSDGTSPDESTLSAVLTVCASLPSLPRSKEIHGYALRAGIDKGMPLGSALVNTYSKCGSLKLARQVYDRLPEMDPVSCSSLISGYSQHGLIQDGFFLFRDMVMSGFTMDSFAVSSILKAAALSDASSLGAQVHAYITKIGLCTEPSVGSSLLTMYSKFGSIEDCCKAFNQINGPDLIAWTALIASFAQHGKGTEALQVFNLMKEKGIKPDKVTFVGVLSACSHGGLVEEAYIHLNSMVKDYGIEPENRHYACMVDALGRSGRLKEAESFITNMPIKADALVWGTLLAACRLHEDVELGKLAAKKAIELEPSDAAAYVSLSNILAEVGEWEEVEETRKLMKGKGVEKEPGWSSL